GCAGGGTATTGAACTTCTGGAAGGAGATGTGTGGGGTCATAGAAAGGACATCAATGAGTACTATGAGATTAAGCCACGTATATTTGACAGAATTGAAGAGTTAAAGAATGAAGGAAAATCAAAGGAAGAGATAATATCTAAGTTGGGATTGGAGACACGGTTGAGTGAAGATTTGATTACGTTTTTGGTGTAAGACAATTTCGAAAAACTTAAATCTACTCTCATATTTAGCATGAAAGTACCCTCAGTCTTAACATCCCTCGATTACCGTTGTAAAG
The Methanosarcinales archaeon genome window above contains:
- a CDS encoding DUF1699 family protein, producing the protein MKIRIVSSKEEIETIENEEIVHFAFRPSNKDIFTLVKTSPTLKALHIPTSYLRTISQSTLMFLEMQGIELLEGDVWGHRKDINEYYEIKPRIFDRIEELKNEGKSKEEIISKLGLETRLSEDLITFLV